From the genome of Flavobacterium luteolum, one region includes:
- a CDS encoding T9SS type A sorting domain-containing protein: MKKNLLFMAVFLMTVQLWAQTIQINEASGWLESAFVKWQPVSGAQTYNVYYTGNGFTDKKIDDQLIRSYGSYFRADIPGLKAGTYTVKVKPVVNGTEGTGATTGSLTVSAQDRNGFAFEGGRVPGGYKADGTPKDNAVILYITQNTKNTISMNITGASANPCIGLQNILYAIKKGKDTRPFIIRLIGNITDMTVMEGGDVVIENANNASSYVTIEGVGDDTVANGWGVRLKSASNIEVSNLGFMNCDSTAGDNVGMQQDNDHVWVHNCDLFYGNAGSDADQIKGDGALDNKTSTYITMSYNHFWDNGKASLLGLSEGTTSGLYVTYHHNWFDHSDSRHPRVRYYSAHIYNNYYDGVSKYGAGSTMGSSLFVEGNYYRNSKHPMLTSLQGSDIWDEANQVNNAGTMGTFSGEAGGSIKAFNNTFDASNGTNNMRFVAYNDPNPLYNISGKISSTTDFDAYVAATRGEVVSSSVKSKSGANVYNNFDTDANLYVKNLTIDTPAAAKTKTTQYAGRVSGGDLKWTFNNATDDTSSLVITALKTALTNYTGTLVAVQGEGNPPAGTQTLTLTSASNNNQTVVSGTAISSIVFTWGGDATDATVTGLPASGLTFVKNTTAKTITISGTPTATVSYSIATSGTSGSPATGSGTVTVTPAGTQTLTSSGNNSQTVSSGTAIASIVFTWGGNATDASVTGLPASGLSFVKNATAKTITITGTPTANVSYTVTTSGTAGTPVSASGTITVTTGSGGGSELHNFTTSGKTSTFYSITGNMNSTPGSVTYNGLTLTERLKIESSTSITYTTTSASTLTLVFDSTFTGSIKVDNVSYTASAGIVTVSVAAGSHSITKNSVANLFYISTVYGGGTLKTAAVADSAITTESTKIVLYPNPVSSTLYLADPEQKVQKVLIYNISGNLMINSGNSQSIDTSSLIPGTYLAKIYTVDGSFNQTLIKK, translated from the coding sequence ATGAAAAAAAACCTACTTTTCATGGCTGTCTTTCTTATGACAGTTCAATTATGGGCCCAAACTATCCAAATTAACGAAGCTTCTGGCTGGCTGGAATCCGCTTTTGTAAAATGGCAGCCTGTCAGCGGTGCCCAAACGTACAATGTCTATTATACTGGTAATGGATTTACAGACAAAAAAATAGACGACCAGCTTATTAGAAGTTATGGATCTTACTTTCGAGCTGACATTCCTGGCCTTAAAGCCGGAACATACACAGTAAAGGTAAAACCTGTAGTGAATGGCACAGAAGGAACAGGAGCTACAACTGGCAGTCTAACTGTAAGCGCACAAGACAGAAATGGATTTGCATTTGAAGGCGGTCGTGTTCCTGGAGGATATAAAGCAGACGGAACTCCGAAAGACAATGCCGTAATTCTGTACATTACCCAAAACACGAAAAACACCATTTCAATGAATATTACAGGTGCAAGTGCAAATCCATGTATTGGCCTACAAAATATTCTTTATGCTATCAAAAAAGGAAAAGATACACGTCCGTTTATTATTCGCTTAATTGGAAATATAACTGACATGACCGTTATGGAAGGTGGTGATGTTGTTATTGAAAATGCAAATAATGCTTCGAGTTATGTTACCATTGAAGGTGTTGGAGACGACACTGTTGCAAATGGATGGGGAGTTCGATTAAAATCGGCTTCAAACATCGAAGTAAGCAATCTTGGATTTATGAACTGTGATAGTACTGCAGGTGATAACGTAGGAATGCAACAGGACAACGACCACGTTTGGGTTCACAACTGCGACTTATTCTACGGAAATGCAGGAAGTGATGCTGACCAAATAAAAGGTGACGGAGCATTAGACAATAAAACTTCGACTTACATTACGATGTCTTACAACCACTTTTGGGATAATGGAAAAGCGAGTCTTTTAGGTTTAAGTGAAGGGACAACTTCTGGATTGTATGTTACTTACCACCACAACTGGTTCGATCACTCAGATTCTCGTCATCCTCGCGTGCGCTATTATTCAGCTCACATTTACAACAACTATTATGACGGAGTTTCAAAATATGGAGCAGGTTCAACTATGGGATCTTCACTTTTTGTTGAAGGAAACTATTATAGAAATAGTAAACATCCAATGTTAACTTCTCTTCAAGGTTCTGACATTTGGGACGAAGCTAATCAAGTGAATAATGCAGGAACAATGGGAACATTTTCTGGCGAAGCTGGAGGAAGCATTAAAGCATTCAATAATACTTTTGATGCTTCTAACGGAACAAACAATATGCGTTTCGTAGCTTATAATGATCCTAATCCGCTGTATAATATCTCTGGAAAAATAAGCTCTACAACCGATTTTGATGCTTACGTAGCCGCAACAAGAGGCGAAGTGGTAAGCAGTTCTGTAAAATCGAAATCGGGTGCTAATGTCTATAACAACTTCGATACAGATGCAAATTTGTATGTGAAAAATTTAACAATTGATACTCCTGCTGCGGCAAAAACAAAAACAACTCAATATGCAGGACGCGTTTCTGGAGGAGATTTAAAATGGACGTTTAATAATGCAACAGATGATACTTCTTCTTTAGTTATTACAGCATTAAAAACAGCACTTACAAATTATACTGGAACATTAGTTGCTGTACAAGGAGAAGGGAATCCGCCCGCTGGAACACAGACTTTAACTTTAACTTCTGCTTCAAACAACAATCAAACAGTTGTAAGCGGAACAGCAATTTCTTCAATTGTATTTACATGGGGAGGAGATGCAACTGATGCAACTGTAACTGGATTGCCTGCTTCTGGACTGACTTTTGTAAAAAATACTACAGCTAAAACGATAACTATTTCTGGTACGCCAACTGCAACAGTTTCGTACTCAATTGCAACTTCTGGAACTAGTGGTTCCCCAGCTACTGGTTCTGGAACTGTAACAGTAACTCCAGCTGGAACACAAACATTAACTTCATCTGGCAATAACAGCCAAACCGTTTCTTCTGGAACTGCTATTGCTTCAATTGTATTTACTTGGGGCGGAAATGCTACAGACGCATCTGTAACTGGATTACCAGCTTCTGGATTGTCTTTTGTAAAAAATGCAACTGCAAAAACGATAACTATTACTGGAACTCCAACTGCAAATGTTTCTTATACGGTAACCACTTCAGGAACAGCTGGAACACCAGTATCGGCATCGGGAACAATAACAGTTACTACAGGTTCTGGTGGAGGATCTGAATTACATAATTTTACAACATCTGGTAAAACAAGTACATTCTACTCTATTACAGGAAATATGAATTCAACTCCAGGTTCTGTAACTTATAACGGCTTAACACTTACTGAACGTCTTAAAATAGAATCAAGCACATCAATAACCTATACCACAACGAGTGCATCAACTTTGACTTTGGTTTTTGATTCAACTTTTACAGGAAGCATTAAAGTAGACAATGTTTCTTATACTGCATCTGCTGGTATTGTAACAGTTTCTGTTGCCGCAGGTTCTCACTCTATCACTAAAAATTCTGTTGCCAATCTATTCTATATAAGCACAGTTTATGGTGGAGGCACACTAAAAACGGCTGCAGTTGCAGATTCAGCAATAACTACTGAGTCAACAAAAATAGTTTTATACCCTAATCCTGTTTCAAGCACTTTATATTTAGCAGATCCTGAACAAAAAGTACAAAAAGTACTTATCTATAATATATCTGGAAATCTAATGATTAATTCTGGGAACTCTCAAAGTATTGATACAAGCAGTTTAATTCCTGGCACTTACCTAGCCAAAATTTATACTGTCGATGGATCATTTAACCAAACACTAATTAAAAAATAA
- a CDS encoding Bax inhibitor-1/YccA family protein, translating into MNFNSKNPFLNSKRFSSNAEPRTEVHHAQIIDYNQEMTVSGTINKTAILFLILCGAAMVTWWMTFNGINPMLPTIGGAIVGFILVLVSSFKPQLSPYLAPGYALFEGLFIGGISAIFELKVPGIVINAVGATLVTFLVCLGLYKFKIVKVTEQFKSVVVAATLAIATYYLISWVVSMFSSWTPVHYGNSMMSIGISVFVIIIAALNLFLDFDLIEKGAREKMPKYMEWFGAMGLMITLVWLYIEFLRLLLKLSSKD; encoded by the coding sequence ATGAACTTTAATTCAAAAAATCCATTTTTAAACAGTAAGCGTTTTTCATCAAATGCTGAACCAAGAACAGAAGTACACCATGCTCAGATTATTGATTACAATCAAGAAATGACGGTGTCTGGAACAATCAACAAAACAGCAATCTTATTTCTTATTTTATGCGGTGCTGCTATGGTGACATGGTGGATGACTTTTAACGGAATAAACCCAATGCTGCCTACAATTGGAGGTGCAATTGTTGGTTTCATTTTAGTATTAGTTTCTTCATTTAAACCACAGCTATCTCCTTACCTAGCACCGGGATATGCTTTATTTGAAGGATTATTTATAGGAGGTATTTCTGCAATATTTGAATTAAAAGTTCCTGGAATTGTAATTAATGCAGTTGGAGCAACTCTTGTTACTTTCTTAGTCTGCCTTGGTTTATACAAATTTAAAATTGTTAAAGTTACTGAGCAGTTCAAATCTGTAGTGGTTGCTGCAACATTGGCAATTGCAACTTATTATTTAATTTCTTGGGTTGTATCAATGTTCTCTAGCTGGACACCTGTTCATTACGGAAATTCTATGATGAGTATTGGTATTAGCGTTTTTGTGATTATTATAGCTGCGCTCAACCTTTTCTTAGATTTTGATTTAATTGAAAAGGGAGCCAGAGAAAAAATGCCAAAATATATGGAATGGTTTGGTGCAATGGGATTAATGATTACATTGGTTTGGTTATATATCGAATTCTTAAGACTTTTATTAAAACTTTCTAGTAAAGACTAA
- a CDS encoding NADH-quinone oxidoreductase subunit N, with product MNTLIAITGLGIFCLLFEILNLRKAIIPITILGLLGVLALNYCEFGTEQSYYNNMIAVSKFSTAFSSLFIVLTIFLVALSHNFYQNHQAKISDYVAIKIFLLAGAVAMVSFGNLAMFFLGIEILSIALYVLAASDRLNIKSNEAGMKYFLMGSFASGIILFGICLIYGAMGSFDISEIHESALSAELPIWFPIGMILMVIGMLFKVAAVPFHFWAPDVYEGSPALTTALMSTLAKVVAIATLFKLIAGMNFISSLDNQDLLHTFEVIVVIISIASMSVGNIMALRQVNVKRMLAFSGISHAGFMLMTLLTVSASAGVLLYYTTAYALAGIAAFSVILYVCRDRDNEDITNFHGLGKTNPLLAAILTASLLSMAGIPIFSGFFAKLFLFNQTIQAGYIGLVIVAVINSIISVGYYFKLIIAMYSKEPNEERTGRPFLIYATAVISIVLNIALGLFPSLVLDLLK from the coding sequence ATGAATACATTAATAGCTATAACAGGATTGGGTATTTTCTGCCTATTGTTTGAAATTCTTAATTTAAGAAAGGCCATTATTCCTATTACCATTTTAGGTTTATTAGGAGTGTTGGCACTTAATTATTGCGAATTTGGAACAGAACAAAGTTATTACAACAATATGATAGCAGTAAGCAAGTTTTCTACAGCTTTTTCATCATTGTTTATCGTTTTGACGATTTTCCTTGTAGCATTAAGTCATAATTTCTATCAAAATCATCAAGCAAAAATTTCAGACTACGTTGCCATTAAAATATTTTTACTAGCTGGAGCTGTTGCAATGGTTTCTTTTGGAAACTTAGCTATGTTCTTTTTAGGAATTGAAATTTTATCTATTGCTTTATATGTACTTGCTGCTAGTGATCGTTTGAATATCAAAAGTAACGAAGCTGGTATGAAATACTTCTTAATGGGATCATTTGCTTCAGGAATTATCCTATTCGGAATCTGTTTGATTTACGGTGCAATGGGAAGTTTTGACATTAGTGAAATTCACGAAAGTGCTTTATCTGCAGAATTGCCAATCTGGTTTCCAATCGGAATGATTTTAATGGTTATTGGAATGCTATTTAAAGTAGCGGCAGTACCTTTTCATTTCTGGGCTCCAGATGTATACGAAGGTTCTCCAGCTTTAACAACTGCTTTAATGAGTACATTGGCAAAAGTTGTAGCAATTGCAACTTTATTTAAACTGATTGCTGGTATGAATTTCATTTCTTCACTAGATAATCAAGACCTATTGCATACTTTTGAAGTGATCGTTGTTATAATTTCAATTGCTTCAATGTCTGTTGGTAATATTATGGCGCTAAGACAAGTAAACGTAAAACGTATGCTTGCTTTCTCTGGAATCTCTCATGCTGGTTTCATGTTAATGACATTATTAACGGTTTCAGCTTCAGCAGGAGTTTTATTATATTACACTACTGCTTATGCATTAGCTGGAATCGCAGCTTTCAGTGTTATTTTATACGTTTGCAGAGATCGCGATAACGAAGACATTACAAATTTCCATGGTTTAGGAAAAACAAATCCGTTATTGGCAGCAATCCTTACCGCTTCATTATTATCAATGGCCGGAATTCCTATTTTCTCTGGATTCTTTGCTAAGTTATTCTTATTCAATCAAACTATTCAAGCAGGATATATCGGTTTAGTAATTGTTGCCGTGATTAACTCTATTATTAGTGTTGGATATTATTTCAAACTAATCATCGCGATGTATTCAAAAGAACCAAACGAAGAAAGAACAGGAAGGCCATTCCTTATTTATGCAACGGCTGTAATATCAATTGTTCTAAACATTGCATTAGGTTTATTCCCATCATTAGTTTTAGATTTATTGAAATAA
- a CDS encoding complex I subunit 4 family protein translates to MNVSTILIILLIGAFATYFSGDKLASKVALLFSLAALGCSIVLLNNYNAGENISVINSWINQPKISFALNGDGLGLAMVLLTAALTPIIIFSSFGNEYKNAKGFYALILFMAFAMTGTFLAADGLLYYIFWELALIPIYFIALIWGNGDAEERRKAVVKFFIYTLAGSLFMLTAFIYLYQKAGSFLIEDLYKVNLSACEQFWIFLAFFLAYAIKIPIIPFHTWQANVYQKAPTVGTMLLSGIMLKMGLYSVLRWQLPLAPIAAKEYMYIFIGLGIAGVIYGSIVALRQKDLKKLLAYSSLAHVGLIAAGSYTLTLDGFRGAVMQMIAHGFVVVGLFFAAEVIFRRFETREISEMGGIRTQSPKFTSMFLILVLASVALPSTFNFVGEFTVLYSLSQINIWFAILGGTTIILGAYYMLRMFQHVMLGETNAKTFADVTLNEGISFAVIIAVLLFFGFYPKPITDLITPSLENILQVINKN, encoded by the coding sequence ATGAACGTTTCTACTATATTAATTATACTTTTAATTGGTGCATTTGCCACTTATTTTTCTGGTGACAAACTAGCTTCAAAAGTTGCTTTACTTTTCAGTTTAGCCGCTTTAGGATGTTCAATTGTATTATTGAATAATTATAATGCAGGTGAAAATATCAGCGTAATCAACAGCTGGATTAATCAACCAAAAATTTCATTCGCTTTAAACGGTGATGGGCTTGGACTTGCAATGGTTTTATTGACCGCAGCTTTAACTCCGATAATCATATTTTCTTCTTTCGGAAATGAATATAAAAATGCAAAAGGCTTCTATGCTCTAATCTTGTTTATGGCTTTTGCTATGACTGGGACTTTCTTAGCTGCTGATGGTCTTTTATATTATATTTTCTGGGAGTTAGCACTTATTCCAATCTACTTTATTGCTTTGATCTGGGGTAATGGTGATGCTGAAGAGCGCAGAAAAGCGGTGGTTAAATTCTTTATTTACACTCTTGCTGGTTCGTTATTCATGTTAACTGCTTTTATTTATTTATACCAAAAAGCAGGTTCTTTCTTAATCGAAGATTTATACAAAGTAAACTTATCTGCTTGCGAGCAATTCTGGATTTTCTTGGCTTTCTTCTTAGCTTATGCAATCAAAATTCCAATTATTCCTTTCCACACTTGGCAGGCAAATGTGTACCAAAAAGCACCAACTGTTGGAACAATGCTTTTATCTGGTATCATGCTAAAAATGGGATTGTACAGCGTACTTCGTTGGCAATTGCCACTTGCACCAATCGCTGCTAAAGAATACATGTATATCTTTATTGGTTTAGGAATTGCAGGTGTAATCTACGGTTCAATCGTTGCATTGAGACAAAAAGATTTAAAGAAATTATTAGCTTATTCTTCTCTTGCTCACGTTGGTTTAATCGCTGCAGGATCTTACACTCTAACTCTTGATGGCTTTAGAGGTGCTGTTATGCAAATGATCGCTCACGGTTTTGTTGTAGTGGGATTATTCTTTGCTGCTGAAGTAATTTTCAGAAGATTCGAAACTAGAGAAATTTCAGAAATGGGTGGTATCCGTACACAGTCTCCAAAATTTACTTCAATGTTTTTAATCTTAGTATTAGCTTCTGTTGCTTTACCAAGTACATTTAACTTTGTTGGAGAGTTTACAGTATTATACAGTTTGTCTCAAATTAATATTTGGTTTGCTATTCTTGGTGGAACAACTATTATTTTAGGAGCTTACTATATGTTAAGAATGTTCCAGCATGTAATGTTAGGAGAAACAAATGCAAAAACTTTTGCTGATGTTACACTTAACGAAGGAATTTCATTTGCCGTAATTATCGCTGTTTTATTATTCTTTGGTTTCTATCCAAAACCAATTACAGATTTGATTACACCAAGCTTGGAAAACATTTTACAAGTTATCAATAAGAACTAA
- the nuoL gene encoding NADH-quinone oxidoreductase subunit L → MDTNLALILVLTPLLGFLVNVFFGKNLGKTVSGAIGTIAVAISFVVSLLLFNQITSTGKGIEVTLFDWIQISNLKINLGFLLDQLSVLWLLFVTGIGSLIHLYSISYMHDDENMHKFFAYLNLFVFFMITLVIGSNLLVLFIGWEGVGLCSYLLIGFWYKNQDYNDAAKKAFIMNRIGDLGLLIGMFILAYTFKTLDYIQLKQTILTVHYDPQIAWNVSLAALCLFIGACGKSAQIPLYTWLPDAMAGPTPVSALIHAATMVTAGIFMVTRLNFVFDLATDVQSVIAIIGAITSLVAATIGLVQNDIKKVLAYSTVSQLGLMFLALGFGAYEVAVFHVITHAFFKACLFLGSGSVIHGLHGEQDMRKMGGLRKAMPITFWTMLISSLAISGVPFFSGFFSKDEILLTAFHHSIPLYVVGSVASIMTAFYMFRLMFLTFFKEFRGTEDQKHHLHESGSLITIPLIILAILATFGGLISLPGNSWLNGYLAPLFTKVAGEEHHLGTTEYTLMGVAVLGGLLGILIAYVKYFKQDNVPESDESITGFSKVLYNKYYVDEVYDAVFVAPVNSLSKFFRDYIETGLSALVFGLGKIANEIAFQGKKLQTGSIGLYLFVFVLGLCAIVSYIFLAQ, encoded by the coding sequence ATGGATACCAATTTAGCTTTAATTTTAGTTTTAACTCCTTTACTAGGTTTTCTAGTAAATGTCTTTTTTGGAAAAAACTTAGGCAAAACAGTTTCTGGTGCAATCGGAACTATTGCCGTAGCAATTTCTTTTGTTGTTTCTCTTTTACTTTTTAATCAAATAACTTCAACCGGAAAAGGAATCGAAGTTACTTTATTTGATTGGATTCAAATTAGCAACTTAAAAATCAACCTTGGATTTTTATTAGATCAATTATCTGTTCTTTGGTTACTTTTCGTAACTGGAATCGGATCTTTGATTCACTTATACTCTATTAGTTACATGCACGATGATGAGAATATGCACAAATTCTTTGCTTATTTAAATCTATTCGTATTCTTCATGATTACACTTGTAATTGGAAGTAACTTATTAGTTCTTTTCATTGGATGGGAAGGTGTTGGACTTTGTTCTTACCTATTAATTGGATTTTGGTATAAAAACCAAGATTACAATGATGCTGCAAAAAAAGCTTTCATCATGAACAGAATTGGAGATTTAGGTCTTTTAATTGGAATGTTTATTCTAGCTTACACTTTTAAGACATTAGATTATATTCAATTAAAACAAACCATTTTAACGGTTCATTATGATCCACAAATAGCTTGGAATGTATCACTTGCAGCATTATGCTTGTTTATTGGAGCTTGTGGTAAATCTGCACAGATTCCTTTATACACTTGGTTACCTGATGCGATGGCTGGACCAACTCCAGTTTCTGCATTAATCCACGCGGCTACGATGGTTACTGCTGGTATTTTTATGGTAACAAGATTAAACTTTGTTTTTGACCTTGCAACAGATGTTCAATCTGTAATTGCAATTATTGGAGCAATTACTTCATTAGTTGCGGCTACAATTGGATTAGTTCAAAACGATATCAAAAAAGTATTAGCTTACTCTACAGTTTCTCAATTAGGTTTAATGTTCTTGGCATTAGGATTTGGAGCTTATGAAGTAGCAGTTTTCCACGTAATCACTCACGCTTTCTTTAAAGCTTGTTTATTCTTAGGATCTGGATCTGTAATTCACGGATTACACGGAGAACAAGATATGCGTAAAATGGGAGGTTTGCGTAAAGCAATGCCAATCACATTCTGGACAATGTTAATTTCTTCATTGGCAATCTCCGGAGTTCCATTTTTCTCAGGATTCTTTTCTAAAGACGAAATCTTATTGACTGCTTTCCACCACAGTATTCCATTATATGTTGTTGGATCAGTTGCTTCAATCATGACAGCTTTCTATATGTTCCGTTTAATGTTCTTAACTTTCTTCAAAGAATTTAGAGGAACTGAAGACCAAAAGCATCATTTACACGAAAGTGGTTCATTAATTACTATTCCGCTTATCATCTTAGCTATTTTAGCAACTTTTGGCGGATTGATTAGTTTACCTGGAAACAGCTGGTTAAATGGTTACCTTGCTCCTCTTTTCACAAAGGTGGCAGGCGAAGAGCATCATTTAGGCACAACTGAATATACTTTAATGGGTGTTGCGGTTTTAGGTGGATTATTAGGAATTTTAATTGCTTACGTAAAATACTTTAAACAAGATAATGTTCCAGAATCTGATGAAAGTATTACTGGATTCAGCAAAGTGTTATACAACAAATACTATGTAGATGAAGTTTACGACGCTGTATTTGTAGCACCAGTTAATAGTTTATCTAAATTCTTTAGAGATTATATCGAGACAGGATTGTCTGCTCTTGTTTTCGGATTAGGTAAAATAGCAAACGAGATTGCTTTCCAAGGAAAAAAATTACAAACCGGAAGTATAGGATTATATCTATTTGTATTTGTTTTAGGACTTTGTGCAATTGTTTCCTATATATTTTTAGCTCAATAA
- the nuoK gene encoding NADH-quinone oxidoreductase subunit NuoK, with the protein MGNILNQIGIENYIFLSVVLFCIGIFGVLYRRNAIIVFMSIEIMLNAVNLLFVAFSTYHQDAQGQVFVFFSMAVAAAEVAVGLAILVSIFRNIGSISIDNLKNLKG; encoded by the coding sequence ATGGGTAATATATTAAATCAAATAGGTATTGAAAACTACATCTTTTTGAGTGTTGTACTTTTCTGTATTGGAATTTTTGGTGTATTGTACAGACGAAATGCTATTATCGTTTTCATGTCTATCGAAATTATGTTGAATGCGGTAAACCTTTTATTTGTTGCTTTTTCAACTTATCATCAAGATGCACAGGGACAAGTTTTCGTGTTCTTCTCGATGGCGGTTGCTGCAGCCGAAGTTGCGGTAGGATTGGCCATTTTAGTTTCTATCTTTAGAAATATCGGATCAATCAGTATCGATAATTTAAAAAATTTAAAAGGATAA
- a CDS encoding NADH-quinone oxidoreductase subunit J family protein, protein MIHIPDFAHATTIQVIFCFLAFITVITAFLTIFSRNPIHSAIYLVICFFSIAGHYLLLNSQFLAVVHVIVYSGAIMILFLFTIMLMNLNEQREVHRPRITRLGAIVSFCLILIVLITIFINSKPIVGEYDSTGEDFQSIKVLGKILLNEYMVPFEFASILLLVAMIGTVLLSKKEKLNK, encoded by the coding sequence ATGATACATATTCCAGATTTTGCACACGCAACAACTATTCAAGTTATCTTTTGCTTTTTAGCGTTCATTACCGTTATTACTGCTTTCTTGACTATTTTCAGCAGAAACCCGATTCATAGTGCCATCTATTTGGTAATTTGTTTCTTTTCTATTGCTGGTCATTATTTACTATTAAATTCTCAGTTCTTAGCTGTTGTACATGTAATAGTCTACTCCGGAGCTATTATGATTCTGTTCCTGTTTACCATCATGCTGATGAACCTGAACGAACAGCGAGAAGTTCACCGTCCTAGAATTACACGTTTAGGTGCTATTGTTTCTTTCTGTTTAATATTGATTGTTTTAATCACAATCTTTATCAACTCAAAACCAATTGTTGGTGAATACGATTCTACTGGAGAAGATTTCCAATCAATTAAAGTTTTAGGTAAAATATTATTGAACGAATATATGGTTCCGTTCGAATTTGCTTCGATCTTACTTTTGGTTGCTATGATTGGAACAGTTCTATTGTCTAAAAAAGAAAAATTAAATAAATAA
- a CDS encoding NuoI/complex I 23 kDa subunit family protein, whose protein sequence is MSIETISLSGRKKVVSNKDMSFVERLYLVAIIKGLVITVKHLFRKKVTIHYPEQVREMSPVYRGQHMLKRDEQGRENCTACGLCALSCPAEAITMKAAERKPDEKHLYREEKYAEIYEINMLRCIFCGLCEEACPKDAIYLTESKVLVPANYNREDFIFGKDKLVMPLEMAMKNAQLKNAN, encoded by the coding sequence ATGTCAATAGAAACTATATCATTATCGGGTAGAAAAAAGGTGGTGTCAAATAAGGACATGTCTTTTGTTGAACGATTGTATCTTGTGGCGATTATAAAAGGTCTAGTTATTACTGTAAAACACCTTTTTAGAAAAAAAGTTACGATTCATTATCCTGAGCAAGTTCGTGAAATGAGCCCAGTTTATCGTGGTCAGCATATGCTGAAACGCGACGAACAAGGTAGAGAAAACTGTACTGCTTGCGGATTATGCGCTTTATCATGCCCTGCTGAAGCTATCACTATGAAAGCAGCAGAACGTAAGCCTGATGAAAAACATTTATACAGAGAAGAGAAATACGCTGAAATCTATGAAATCAATATGCTTCGTTGTATTTTCTGCGGTTTATGTGAAGAAGCTTGTCCAAAAGATGCTATTTACTTAACAGAATCTAAAGTATTAGTTCCTGCTAACTACAATAGAGAAGATTTCATTTTCGGGAAAGATAAATTAGTGATGCCTTTAGAAATGGCTATGAAAAACGCTCAACTTAAAAACGCTAACTAA